In Thiospirochaeta perfilievii, a single window of DNA contains:
- a CDS encoding ABC transporter permease, with protein MKKLITMLLRHWTKTPVKISLTILAVALGTGILILSFSAGSIIENEINSIMSSDGIVLQVANGEWGDDGQIEQERPTQWDRTIVEKLVSDSSTVTNAALILNMPIDYLTINGISYQVRNSLGTDTSYLNVYSLDIVAGLEMTDEDYNTGLKKVWISEETAETLFGSADNALGQKISPPAFRRGRDQDDYAVSYYSVEGVYETPSEVARRAYSIADVIFPVTSMMPSNSGGKNMLDFMAGNLVIKSESTSIEKVTADINNVVATNYGDDINVTVWEGNPRGESTYMEELRQTVSIFSISVKILGIVLLLTSSLGIFSIMVVEALGRRREIAIERALGASRIQVIKEFWLWSVMLSFVGAIIGIILSVALSSTVLGTMSPLISELTGASIVNTSVKPFAVLSGVGLALMCGGLLGVLPSFSAVKGDISDVLREA; from the coding sequence ATGAAAAAACTAATAACAATGCTTTTAAGACACTGGACTAAAACCCCGGTAAAAATATCATTAACTATTCTTGCTGTAGCTCTTGGAACTGGAATCCTTATACTATCTTTTAGTGCTGGATCTATTATTGAGAATGAAATTAATTCGATTATGAGTAGTGATGGAATTGTATTACAAGTTGCAAATGGAGAGTGGGGTGATGATGGCCAGATTGAGCAGGAGAGACCTACACAATGGGATAGAACTATAGTTGAAAAGTTAGTTTCAGATAGTTCTACAGTTACAAATGCCGCATTAATTCTAAATATGCCTATTGATTATTTAACAATAAACGGTATTTCTTACCAAGTTAGGAACTCATTAGGTACTGATACATCGTACCTGAATGTATACTCTTTAGATATTGTTGCCGGGCTGGAAATGACAGATGAGGATTATAACACTGGTTTAAAAAAGGTTTGGATATCAGAAGAGACAGCCGAAACACTTTTTGGCTCTGCAGATAATGCTTTAGGTCAGAAAATCTCTCCTCCTGCATTTCGAAGAGGTCGGGATCAGGATGACTATGCAGTATCTTATTACAGTGTAGAAGGTGTTTATGAAACTCCATCTGAAGTTGCAAGAAGAGCATACTCAATAGCTGATGTAATATTTCCTGTAACTTCTATGATGCCATCAAACAGTGGTGGTAAAAATATGTTAGATTTTATGGCTGGAAACCTTGTTATTAAAAGTGAGTCAACTTCTATAGAAAAAGTTACCGCAGATATAAATAACGTTGTAGCAACTAATTATGGTGATGATATAAATGTAACAGTATGGGAAGGTAATCCAAGAGGAGAATCTACATATATGGAAGAGTTAAGACAAACAGTCTCTATTTTCTCTATATCAGTAAAGATTTTAGGTATTGTATTGCTTTTAACAAGTTCATTAGGGATCTTTAGTATCATGGTTGTTGAAGCTTTAGGAAGAAGAAGAGAGATTGCAATTGAGAGAGCTTTAGGAGCTTCACGAATCCAGGTTATTAAAGAGTTCTGGTTGTGGTCTGTTATGCTAAGTTTTGTTGGAGCGATTATAGGAATAATTTTATCAGTAGCTCTATCTTCTACTGTCTTAGGAACTATGTCTCCATTAATTTCTGAGTTAACTGGAGCATCTATTGTTAATACTTCTGTTAAACCCTTTGCAGTTTTATCAGGTGTTGGATTAGCTTTAATGTGTGGTGGATTGTTAGGTGTTTTACCTTCATTTAGCGCTGTAAAAGGCGATATTTCTGATGTTTTAAGGGAGGCTTAA
- a CDS encoding AAA family ATPase, with protein sequence MNSLDKITIKGFKSIRNLENFKLKNLNVFIGGNGAGKSNIINLFKLLRNIVNDDLGDYVRNNGGASDLLFNGLKVTNSIFIETYFGDYGYKFYFRPTLKKFTRNN encoded by the coding sequence ATGAATTCTCTGGATAAAATAACAATAAAAGGTTTTAAATCAATTAGAAATCTGGAAAATTTTAAACTAAAGAACCTCAATGTTTTTATTGGAGGAAATGGGGCAGGGAAAAGCAACATTATTAATTTATTTAAGTTACTAAGAAATATAGTCAATGATGATCTAGGAGATTATGTAAGAAATAATGGAGGGGCTAGTGACCTTCTCTTTAATGGTCTTAAAGTAACAAATTCTATTTTTATTGAAACGTACTTTGGAGATTATGGGTACAAATTCTATTTTCGACCAACATTAAAAAAATTTACTAGAAATAACTAA
- a CDS encoding ABC transporter ATP-binding protein: MITLKNINKLYDLGEVKVNALKGINLTINRGDYVSIMGPSGSGKSTLMHIMGILDTPSSGQYLLEDYDITALPDKELARIRNKHFGFIFQSFNLFPELSALENVMLPLGYAGVTYGKRKARAKELLDEVGLEHRMQHLPTMMSGGEQQRVAVARALANDPDLILADEPTGNLPSDRGHEIMDILEKLNKNGVTIAMVTHSPDQGLRAKRIINIKDGLLHSDVDNKGGKSV, from the coding sequence ATGATTACATTAAAAAATATAAACAAATTATACGACTTGGGAGAGGTTAAAGTTAACGCTTTAAAAGGAATTAATTTAACAATAAATAGAGGTGATTATGTTTCTATAATGGGTCCTTCCGGTTCTGGAAAGTCTACTCTAATGCATATTATGGGTATTTTAGATACCCCTAGTTCCGGCCAGTACCTACTTGAGGATTATGATATTACAGCTCTTCCAGATAAAGAGTTGGCAAGAATTAGAAACAAACATTTTGGCTTTATTTTCCAGAGTTTTAATTTGTTCCCAGAATTAAGTGCCTTAGAAAATGTAATGTTACCTTTAGGTTATGCAGGAGTTACATATGGGAAAAGAAAGGCCAGAGCAAAAGAGTTACTTGATGAAGTCGGTTTAGAACACAGAATGCAACACTTACCAACTATGATGAGTGGTGGAGAGCAGCAGAGGGTTGCGGTAGCAAGAGCTTTAGCGAATGATCCTGATTTAATTTTAGCCGATGAGCCTACAGGAAACTTACCTTCGGATAGAGGTCATGAGATTATGGATATTCTAGAAAAGCTTAATAAAAATGGAGTTACTATTGCTATGGTAACCCACAGTCCAGACCAAGGGTTAAGGGCAAAAAGAATTATAAATATTAAAGATGGGCTATTACATAGTGATGTAGATAATAAAGGAGGCAAGAGTGTCTAA
- a CDS encoding efflux RND transporter periplasmic adaptor subunit: MKITKRLSTSLIIILLFIGCTKTIDSEDLDNNKITMDLTTPPPGSNATQEKWDSFDNQKRQDSWNKYILENTPGDNVAAIEDIDETPVRGSGGGAGGSSTVAVIVGELTKAPINVNYYGLGELIAGEEIKVNLSSSGTVQGLYVTEGDFVEVGDLLYSLDSSDVIKDIERSSDKWDNELELAGIKLSEVQEIYETNSSLFAKELISKSEFDKAKQALKESELNFEKIKLAKTSEIENLQKSLETTLAISPSRGYISDITFNKNEFITSSDFIEIINIEKVEAIIQVPENIITRVKLGLNVVAKKASANDYILNGVITSIGFKSNSNRTYSITAEFDNPNQKLLPGMLMETEIELLQLTSNFIVPKASIITEGENHFIYLIENSIAKKVPVELGRSRDSLIQINGKISSGDIFVLVGQTYLQKDSAVNIIEKKTYLPESKTF; this comes from the coding sequence ATGAAAATCACAAAAAGATTATCAACTAGTTTAATAATAATATTACTATTTATAGGTTGTACAAAAACTATAGATTCTGAAGATTTAGATAATAATAAGATTACTATGGATCTAACAACACCACCTCCAGGTTCTAATGCAACACAAGAAAAATGGGATTCCTTTGACAATCAAAAAAGACAAGATTCATGGAATAAATATATTTTAGAGAATACTCCTGGAGACAATGTTGCAGCTATAGAAGATATTGATGAGACTCCTGTCCGTGGTAGTGGTGGTGGCGCTGGTGGATCTTCTACAGTTGCTGTTATTGTAGGTGAGCTTACAAAAGCTCCTATAAATGTGAACTATTATGGATTAGGTGAACTTATTGCAGGTGAAGAAATTAAAGTAAATCTAAGTTCTAGTGGAACAGTTCAAGGATTATACGTAACAGAAGGAGATTTTGTTGAAGTAGGAGACTTGCTCTATTCATTAGATAGTAGTGATGTTATTAAGGATATAGAGAGATCTAGTGATAAATGGGATAATGAACTTGAATTAGCTGGAATAAAGTTAAGTGAGGTCCAAGAAATATATGAAACTAATAGTAGTTTATTTGCTAAAGAGCTAATATCAAAATCTGAATTTGATAAAGCAAAACAAGCTTTAAAAGAATCAGAGCTTAATTTTGAGAAGATAAAACTTGCAAAAACTAGCGAAATTGAAAATTTACAGAAGAGTCTAGAAACAACATTAGCAATAAGCCCTTCAAGAGGATATATTTCCGATATTACATTTAATAAAAATGAGTTTATAACTTCATCAGATTTTATTGAAATTATTAATATTGAAAAGGTTGAAGCTATAATACAAGTACCGGAAAATATTATAACAAGAGTTAAATTAGGACTTAATGTTGTAGCAAAAAAAGCTTCCGCAAACGATTATATCTTAAACGGTGTAATTACATCCATAGGATTCAAATCAAATAGTAATAGAACTTATAGTATTACTGCTGAATTTGATAATCCTAACCAAAAATTACTACCTGGTATGCTAATGGAAACAGAGATAGAGCTATTACAATTGACATCTAATTTTATAGTTCCAAAAGCTAGTATAATTACAGAAGGTGAAAATCATTTTATATATCTAATTGAAAATTCAATTGCAAAAAAAGTACCTGTAGAATTAGGTCGATCTAGAGATTCTCTAATACAAATTAATGGTAAAATAAGTAGTGGCGATATATTTGTACTGGTAGGCCAAACATATTTACAAAAAGATTCTGCTGTAAACATCATTGAAAAAAAAACATACCTACCAGAAAGTAAAACATTTTAG
- a CDS encoding TolC family protein, which translates to MKVKVLVVLILTTASLFAQTSLTTIDEIVNFSLENSSDSIRSKITLENSEDNVESYIKLDETKVSFNSSFKEDGTNSFISSLNIPVIDQLSVNGSFDNNLNGEIGVSINPLSHNKNVTLSEVEYDLALLNYKNSIDSTSKNTIDKALSWMVGKKSLDLLEKEAYRYESLYSDNKDRYENGSITLDELQDSLINWSNARKKLLDQKQSFYTLESSLYSQLGATKEDVVIEILEIEELQVLIEQLKTMVENGSGDYFKNSNYLQSVINEEKAMLNYNAIWVYDPDVSFSAKLGITENGVVEDSFTASVGFTLGLDNINKSEKDSAKEEYLLSVKDKELKLNAAKLDFEMSKDLVESSSLESEITRYEYEQTKILLSEAEILYDAGEYSELELLAAELALQQAHNNLFTILKNEYLNLIDYLKYF; encoded by the coding sequence ATGAAAGTTAAAGTTTTAGTAGTTCTAATATTAACTACAGCTTCTCTTTTTGCTCAAACATCATTAACAACAATTGACGAGATTGTTAACTTCTCCCTTGAAAACAGTAGTGATTCAATTAGAAGTAAAATAACACTGGAAAATAGTGAAGATAATGTAGAATCTTATATTAAATTAGATGAAACAAAAGTATCATTTAATAGTTCTTTTAAAGAGGATGGTACAAATAGTTTTATTTCATCTTTAAATATTCCTGTTATAGATCAGTTATCTGTTAACGGTAGTTTTGATAATAATTTAAATGGAGAGATAGGAGTATCAATTAACCCTCTATCTCATAATAAAAATGTAACTCTTTCTGAAGTAGAGTATGATTTAGCCCTTTTAAACTATAAGAATTCTATAGATAGTACTTCTAAAAATACTATTGATAAAGCTCTTAGTTGGATGGTTGGAAAAAAGAGTCTCGATCTTCTAGAAAAAGAAGCTTACAGATATGAGTCTTTGTACAGTGATAATAAAGATAGATATGAAAATGGTTCTATAACTTTAGATGAATTACAGGACTCTTTAATTAACTGGTCAAATGCCAGAAAGAAACTTTTAGATCAAAAACAGAGTTTTTATACTCTTGAAAGCAGTTTGTATTCTCAGTTAGGCGCCACAAAAGAAGATGTAGTTATTGAAATTTTAGAAATAGAAGAGTTGCAAGTTTTAATTGAGCAGTTAAAAACTATGGTTGAAAATGGTAGTGGAGACTATTTTAAAAACAGTAACTATCTACAGTCTGTAATTAATGAAGAGAAAGCAATGTTAAACTATAATGCTATTTGGGTATATGATCCTGATGTTTCTTTTAGTGCAAAATTAGGAATAACTGAGAACGGTGTAGTTGAAGATAGCTTTACTGCTTCTGTAGGTTTCACTTTAGGATTAGATAATATAAATAAATCTGAAAAAGATAGTGCTAAGGAGGAGTATCTTTTATCAGTAAAAGATAAAGAATTAAAACTAAATGCAGCTAAGCTCGATTTTGAAATGTCAAAGGATTTAGTTGAGAGTAGTAGTCTTGAGTCAGAAATTACAAGATATGAGTATGAGCAAACAAAGATTCTATTATCAGAAGCGGAAATCTTATACGACGCAGGTGAATATTCTGAACTGGAATTATTAGCTGCAGAGTTAGCATTACAACAGGCCCATAATAATCTTTTTACTATACTAAAAAATGAATATCTTAATTTAATAGATTATTTAAAATATTTTTAG
- a CDS encoding efflux RND transporter periplasmic adaptor subunit has protein sequence MVERKIIQVDDSAPLISKKKKRQAAIAFGIVAAIVAVIVVFIVAGTTQKIQTIGDYRVTKVTKGSLTTSTEASGTVVLPTQVSIVNMSEGYADKLNVSVGDSVTTDTVLAELDVPDLEKDKVDLENSLETQEIALEQVLVSNKYTIKELEISIKRVEADIIDAKEDLEKAKSLMSLKSSRESDYEDAFDKLTALEEQREDLELNLEKAKKEGELNVRSKETQIRQNELNLERLNEDIEDSKITSPINGSVLNISEKLSVPGSLISQSTELFTVANTDDVYIDLEVYEQYRSVLEVGNKMEVVISSTVIEAEIIQIGSVASVSSDSLSATIEVRAKPVGDVDLTVGASAAAEIPLGTKENALLLPRGSYLTSGNQAYLYVVEGDVAVKTKVTYGTISGDKVEILSGVEAGDQVIISSYQNFIDQEEIKLEK, from the coding sequence ATGGTTGAAAGAAAAATAATCCAGGTTGATGATTCAGCACCATTAATTTCAAAAAAGAAAAAAAGGCAGGCGGCAATTGCTTTTGGAATAGTTGCAGCAATAGTGGCAGTTATTGTTGTTTTTATAGTGGCAGGTACTACTCAGAAAATTCAGACAATTGGAGACTACAGAGTAACTAAAGTTACAAAAGGTTCATTAACAACTTCAACAGAAGCAAGTGGAACAGTTGTTCTTCCTACTCAGGTTTCAATAGTAAATATGTCCGAAGGATATGCAGATAAGTTAAATGTCTCAGTAGGAGACAGTGTAACAACAGATACTGTATTAGCAGAACTTGATGTTCCTGATTTAGAGAAAGACAAAGTTGATTTAGAAAATAGTCTTGAAACCCAGGAAATAGCTTTAGAACAGGTTTTAGTCTCTAACAAATACACTATTAAAGAACTTGAAATTTCTATTAAAAGAGTTGAAGCAGATATTATAGATGCAAAAGAAGATTTGGAAAAAGCGAAAAGTTTAATGAGTTTAAAAAGCTCAAGAGAGTCTGATTATGAAGATGCTTTTGATAAACTTACAGCTTTAGAAGAACAGAGAGAAGACCTTGAATTAAATCTTGAAAAAGCAAAAAAAGAGGGTGAGTTAAACGTAAGGTCTAAAGAGACACAGATCAGGCAGAATGAGTTAAATCTAGAAAGATTAAATGAAGATATTGAGGACTCAAAAATTACAAGTCCTATAAATGGATCTGTTTTAAATATATCTGAGAAACTATCAGTTCCTGGAAGTTTAATTAGCCAAAGCACAGAGTTATTTACTGTTGCTAATACAGATGATGTATATATCGATTTAGAGGTTTATGAGCAGTACAGATCTGTTTTAGAGGTTGGAAATAAGATGGAAGTTGTTATTAGTTCTACTGTTATAGAAGCAGAAATTATTCAAATAGGCTCTGTGGCATCTGTTTCCTCAGACTCTCTGTCCGCAACAATTGAAGTTAGAGCAAAACCTGTAGGAGATGTTGATTTAACAGTAGGAGCTTCTGCAGCAGCAGAGATTCCATTAGGAACAAAAGAGAACGCTTTACTTCTTCCAAGAGGGTCATATTTAACATCAGGAAATCAGGCTTATCTATATGTGGTAGAAGGTGATGTAGCTGTAAAAACAAAAGTTACGTATGGAACAATTAGTGGAGATAAGGTTGAGATTTTAAGCGGTGTAGAAGCTGGTGATCAGGTCATTATTAGTAGTTACCAGAACTTTATAGACCAAGAAGAGATTAAATTAGAGAAATAG
- a CDS encoding ABC transporter permease, which translates to MSNETNLIMKRRFISRILESGLLIIAVALGVGAAASGLSLMFHTKDYSEDLLNSATYKEVVVTTRANLEDMDYPVIEKTPNTTVLTVSDLEAGDLIDDVLFSYVVSSSRIKLITEDSSTGNFGGPEGRSNGQETSTNNTDIQKPTTDGGVEQPAQDSPGDQQAPPEGPGGDFREQMDETLQKMKDNPDYLLSEEEELNGAQVTSQFFLAWEFEAETGSLFADSDYSSNGNPIILGSELAKKINTNNLDDLTGKKIASWGNVYTVVGVLAETGTKYDNRFLTPKKSVSNNAFMRMFGDTQLRFYVDDVTLLDSTVSQLETWFESQYGEGQVIVSNPRNEATKVVSRNSGISFLILFLSLAGLFIASVNVSNILMSRSLRMKKHVGILKALGASKNSIMMLFVKEAVLITVIGSILGTFLALPLSMTMEESLGLGEVSWFYIILGVVLSSMLTLLFSVLPARQSMNIEAAEAMRSAG; encoded by the coding sequence GTGTCTAATGAGACTAATTTAATTATGAAAAGACGGTTCATTAGTAGAATACTTGAATCAGGTCTACTAATTATTGCAGTTGCTTTAGGTGTAGGAGCCGCAGCTTCAGGTCTCTCTTTAATGTTTCATACTAAAGATTATAGTGAAGACCTTCTAAACTCTGCAACATACAAAGAGGTTGTTGTTACAACAAGAGCTAATTTAGAGGATATGGATTACCCTGTTATTGAGAAAACTCCAAATACAACTGTTTTAACAGTTTCAGACCTGGAAGCAGGGGATTTAATAGACGATGTTCTTTTTTCCTATGTTGTATCTTCATCAAGAATAAAATTAATTACTGAAGACAGTTCTACAGGAAACTTCGGTGGACCTGAGGGTCGAAGTAACGGTCAGGAAACTTCGACAAATAACACGGATATACAAAAGCCTACTACTGATGGGGGAGTAGAACAACCTGCTCAAGATAGTCCTGGAGATCAGCAAGCCCCTCCAGAGGGTCCAGGTGGAGACTTCAGAGAACAGATGGATGAAACTCTACAGAAGATGAAGGATAATCCTGACTATTTACTATCCGAAGAGGAAGAGTTAAATGGCGCCCAGGTAACTTCTCAATTCTTCCTGGCATGGGAGTTTGAAGCAGAAACAGGTAGCCTATTTGCTGATTCAGATTACTCATCTAATGGTAATCCAATTATTTTAGGTTCAGAGCTTGCAAAAAAAATTAACACTAATAATTTAGATGATTTAACAGGGAAAAAAATTGCAAGTTGGGGAAATGTATACACTGTTGTAGGAGTTTTAGCTGAAACTGGAACAAAGTATGATAATAGGTTCTTAACCCCTAAAAAATCTGTTTCAAATAATGCTTTTATGAGAATGTTTGGTGACACACAATTACGATTTTATGTTGATGATGTAACACTTTTAGATAGTACTGTATCGCAACTTGAAACATGGTTTGAAAGCCAGTATGGAGAAGGTCAGGTTATTGTTTCAAACCCCAGGAATGAAGCTACAAAAGTTGTATCTAGAAACAGTGGAATAAGTTTCTTAATACTTTTCTTAAGTTTAGCGGGACTATTTATTGCATCTGTTAATGTATCAAACATCTTAATGAGTAGATCATTAAGAATGAAAAAACATGTTGGTATTTTAAAAGCTTTAGGAGCTTCTAAGAACAGTATTATGATGCTTTTTGTAAAAGAAGCAGTTTTAATAACAGTAATAGGATCGATTCTAGGAACATTCTTAGCGCTACCTCTGTCTATGACTATGGAAGAGTCTTTAGGATTAGGTGAAGTGTCCTGGTTCTATATAATTTTAGGTGTAGTTTTATCATCAATGTTAACTCTGTTATTTTCAGTCTTACCTGCAAGACAGAGTATGAATATAGAAGCTGCAGAAGCTATGAGATCAGCAGGTTAA
- a CDS encoding efflux RND transporter permease subunit has translation MSEDKTILSKIASKSIDNYRIVYLGMLLLTLLGIYFYQILPRESKPEVVFPKVKINTNYLGASPSDVELLITNKLEATFSGIDDIEFMTSSSLAGRSEIQIDFFPEVDINEKLNEINQAVASIKDLPEEAEDPLVKVSTTANRPFVVLSLSGDLTPVELKEASDLITNDLLAIKGVNEVRVSGAQTPEIRITVDPARLAQFNLTITDLTGAINSHHKNTPAGDAIMDGRHYFIRVLGAYKSIDEIGKTLISLPNGETRFLKDLATIEDSYKPQTNYSRRAINLGSDNPSMKTAITLSLYRDGGTDIIGPSNKVKEILSKIDNGRFPDGLDVMVIQDDAITVQQDLDDVIGNAISGLLIVVLVLFLFLGLSEALITSLVIPFSLFISFIALNSMGMTFNTMTLLAMIIALGLLVDNAIVVMENVVLYREKGLSRLQAAKKGTAEVAPSILAATLTTIAAFIPIAFMGGRIGLIISVIPITIIFIILASLIVSLTISPMLSSRLLPKKTGPKKSREFSIVKEVIEALLVIGLFMMAFSTNGKPGLLSLIMALVMSLIFVVRVYSRYKKINAFEKISLGYEKQLKKLINKRRNRILVPLITFILFIGVLSTLPLGLLKIELFPIKDESSLYIVISTPEFSTLENTDEVTKQIENIILDLNGIDTIYTEVGVTSARDSEIVLNLKPESERSWTTKEIMPTLLKEFYTIPGIKVSIGTSAGGKSTNSPIQLRLIGNDLEQLATYSSDFVKELSLIDGVGKPVTDLEKGYPEIQVIIKPIIASDLGLDSTIIGNIVKTVISGQYSGTLLNNDGDVPIRFTTNDLKVDSIHDMEKIMIKLKDGSWIPLTQVAYIAETLGLGTIRHNDGVRTVMVYAQLMPNANLKDIVNNFDRVLTSLGTPKGITYEWTGDAADLDSSFNEMSINLALAMLVVFLILAMQFNSLSQPMVILLSVPMAIIGVFLGLILTNNNFGLYAFMGVIALVGIAVNDAIVLVDTINRNKKNGMSLKEALTDAGHSRFGPVLATSLTTIGGILPLAFKDENFAQLSISLIFGLITSTILTLIVLPIIYHIVEETKIKFKKRIPIFIDEEKVL, from the coding sequence ATGAGTGAAGATAAAACTATTTTAAGTAAAATAGCATCTAAAAGTATAGATAACTATAGAATTGTCTATTTAGGTATGCTGTTATTAACATTATTAGGAATATATTTTTATCAGATTCTTCCTAGAGAATCAAAACCAGAAGTGGTATTCCCAAAAGTTAAAATTAATACAAATTATTTGGGAGCTTCTCCAAGTGATGTAGAGTTACTGATAACAAATAAACTTGAAGCGACATTTTCTGGTATTGATGATATTGAGTTCATGACATCTTCGTCATTAGCTGGTAGATCAGAAATACAGATAGATTTTTTTCCTGAAGTTGATATAAATGAAAAACTAAATGAAATAAATCAAGCAGTTGCTTCTATTAAAGACCTACCAGAAGAAGCTGAAGATCCATTAGTAAAAGTTTCTACTACAGCTAATAGACCATTTGTTGTATTAAGTTTAAGTGGAGATTTAACTCCTGTTGAGTTAAAAGAAGCCTCTGATCTGATTACAAATGATCTATTAGCGATAAAGGGTGTAAATGAAGTTAGGGTTTCAGGTGCTCAGACTCCAGAGATAAGAATAACCGTTGATCCTGCAAGACTTGCTCAATTTAATTTAACTATAACAGATCTTACTGGCGCTATAAATTCTCATCATAAAAATACTCCTGCTGGTGATGCTATTATGGATGGAAGACATTATTTTATTAGAGTTTTAGGAGCATATAAAAGTATAGACGAAATTGGAAAAACATTAATATCTCTACCTAATGGTGAAACTAGATTTTTAAAAGATCTTGCAACAATTGAAGATAGTTATAAACCACAAACAAATTATTCTAGAAGAGCAATTAATTTAGGAAGTGATAATCCTTCTATGAAAACAGCGATAACACTATCTCTTTATAGGGATGGAGGAACAGATATCATTGGTCCAAGTAATAAGGTTAAAGAAATTTTATCAAAAATAGATAATGGACGTTTTCCTGATGGCTTAGATGTGATGGTTATTCAAGATGATGCAATTACAGTTCAACAGGATCTCGATGATGTAATTGGAAATGCAATTTCTGGATTATTAATTGTAGTTTTGGTTTTATTTCTATTTTTAGGATTAAGCGAGGCTTTAATAACATCACTTGTAATCCCATTTTCACTTTTTATATCTTTTATTGCTTTAAATAGCATGGGAATGACATTTAATACAATGACTCTTTTAGCAATGATTATTGCTTTAGGTCTTTTAGTAGATAATGCAATTGTTGTAATGGAAAATGTTGTACTTTATAGAGAAAAAGGTCTTTCTAGGTTACAAGCAGCTAAAAAAGGGACTGCAGAGGTTGCCCCATCAATTTTAGCTGCGACATTAACTACAATTGCGGCATTTATACCTATAGCTTTTATGGGTGGTAGGATTGGACTTATAATTAGTGTAATTCCAATAACAATTATATTTATAATACTTGCATCTTTAATAGTATCTTTAACTATTTCCCCAATGCTTAGTTCTAGATTACTACCTAAAAAAACAGGCCCTAAAAAAAGTCGGGAGTTTTCTATTGTTAAAGAAGTTATTGAGGCTCTATTAGTAATAGGTCTTTTTATGATGGCTTTCTCTACAAATGGTAAACCAGGGCTATTATCCCTAATAATGGCATTAGTAATGTCTTTAATATTTGTTGTAAGAGTCTATTCAAGATATAAAAAGATTAATGCATTTGAAAAGATCTCTTTAGGATATGAAAAACAGTTAAAAAAATTGATTAATAAAAGAAGAAATAGGATTTTAGTACCATTAATTACTTTTATACTTTTTATAGGTGTTTTATCCACACTACCTCTTGGTTTATTAAAGATTGAATTATTTCCAATCAAGGATGAATCCTCACTCTATATAGTTATCTCAACACCTGAATTTAGTACTCTTGAAAACACAGATGAAGTTACTAAACAGATTGAAAATATCATTCTTGATTTAAATGGAATAGATACTATTTATACTGAAGTTGGTGTTACGTCGGCTAGAGACTCTGAAATTGTTTTGAATTTAAAACCAGAATCTGAAAGGAGTTGGACTACAAAAGAGATTATGCCTACCCTGCTAAAGGAATTTTATACTATTCCAGGAATTAAAGTTAGTATTGGTACATCTGCAGGGGGAAAATCTACAAATAGTCCAATACAACTAAGGCTAATAGGTAATGACCTCGAACAATTAGCAACCTACTCTTCTGATTTTGTTAAGGAGTTATCTTTAATAGACGGTGTTGGCAAACCGGTAACAGATTTAGAAAAAGGATATCCTGAAATACAAGTAATAATTAAGCCAATAATAGCATCAGATTTGGGTCTCGATTCAACTATTATTGGTAACATTGTCAAAACTGTTATCAGCGGGCAATATAGTGGAACATTATTAAATAATGATGGAGATGTTCCAATTAGGTTTACTACAAATGATCTAAAGGTTGATTCTATACATGATATGGAAAAGATAATGATAAAGCTAAAAGATGGAAGTTGGATTCCTTTAACACAAGTAGCATATATTGCAGAAACACTTGGTTTAGGAACAATTAGGCACAATGACGGAGTGCGAACTGTTATGGTATACGCACAACTTATGCCAAACGCAAACCTTAAAGATATAGTAAATAATTTTGATAGGGTTTTAACATCATTAGGAACTCCCAAAGGTATAACTTACGAATGGACAGGTGATGCTGCAGATTTAGATTCATCATTTAATGAAATGTCTATTAATTTAGCATTAGCAATGTTAGTTGTATTTTTAATATTAGCAATGCAGTTTAACTCTCTGTCCCAGCCAATGGTTATTTTACTTTCAGTTCCAATGGCAATTATAGGAGTTTTCTTAGGACTAATATTAACAAATAATAACTTTGGGTTATACGCTTTTATGGGTGTAATAGCCCTTGTAGGAATAGCAGTTAATGATGCAATAGTTTTAGTTGATACTATTAACAGAAATAAGAAAAATGGTATGAGTCTAAAAGAAGCTTTAACTGATGCTGGACATAGCCGTTTTGGACCAGTCCTTGCAACTTCTTTAACTACAATTGGTGGTATATTACCTTTAGCTTTTAAAGATGAAAATTTTGCACAATTAAGTATTTCACTAATTTTTGGACTTATAACATCAACTATTCTTACATTAATTGTATTACCAATTATATACCATATAGTAGAAGAGACTAAAATTAAGTTTAAAAAAAGAATACCTATATTCATTGATGAGGAGAAAGTTTTATGA